The following coding sequences lie in one Pontibacter sp. G13 genomic window:
- a CDS encoding metallophosphoesterase family protein, with the protein MKIGVISDTHGLLRPEAIEALAGVDHILHGGDIGKPEIIAKLGEIAPVTAIRGNVDKADWCLAYPETEVVEFEGTFCYMIHDVHDLDLDPVAAGFQVVISGHSHNPSVQWKSDVLYLNPGSAGRRRFSLPITLAYLWIESEGIRTEIAELIPPPA; encoded by the coding sequence ATGAAAATAGGCGTCATATCTGATACCCACGGACTACTCCGCCCCGAAGCCATAGAAGCCCTCGCCGGGGTCGATCACATCTTGCATGGCGGGGACATCGGGAAGCCTGAAATCATTGCCAAGCTGGGAGAAATCGCCCCTGTGACGGCCATTCGAGGCAATGTGGACAAAGCAGACTGGTGTCTGGCCTATCCCGAGACCGAGGTGGTGGAATTTGAGGGTACATTTTGCTACATGATCCATGATGTCCACGACCTAGATTTAGATCCTGTGGCAGCCGGATTTCAGGTCGTCATTTCGGGGCATTCCCACAACCCTTCCGTGCAGTGGAAATCGGATGTTCTCTACCTCAACCCCGGTAGTGCGGGACGCAGAAGATTCAGCCTTCCGATTACCTTGGCGTACTTATGGATTGAGTCTGAGGGAATTCGGACGGAGATTGCAGAACTGATTCCTCCTCCTGCCTAA
- a CDS encoding TonB-dependent receptor: MIRFLSFALLAALCMPLGLIAQTDSSYRMDTVAISSSRMDQARNETGRNITVLTAQEIQQLPANSLDELLRYLPGVEVRSRNGFGAQADISMRGATFAQVLVLVDGVRLNDPLTGHFNAYVPVSISEISRIEVLRGAASAMYGPDAVGGVIHVITKTFDAQLKEAQNFGAEVVAGEYDLFSAQAGVVVKKENGLRASAGILFNKSNGQPLPPDSSDIRNDFDIRTITASLGYDFGNGWEAIARVGYDYRMFNAQYFYTTSTLDKSREEATAFWPQLKVRHTGDKSTTEFDMVYKVSTDSFLFSEELIEFVPANIHTMKQFVGQVNHRHQFSDEFTFAVGGQFDQRQIESTDRGDHQDYHVGGYVMGYYRPIDGLNLTASVRGDYDQNYGFELLPQLNASYAVSPRVNVRGSVGRSIRAADYTERYNNYLKDFIPALRSIGNPDLEAESAWSYEVGADVALAPGVQVIGTGFLRSGNNLIDYMYTFSGDIPGYEGKLEDSSYYFYAQNLSNVNTAGFELELDIRKQVNQDVFVNGRLGYTYMDSFNEEGSVSKYISNHSAHLVTAYAGVNWKKFQFSVNGLFKDRDAEFAEAIDRELTAQYSVWNVKARYQLLQDKFGLSAQINNVFDADYSDFLGAKMPGRWLMVGLNANL, from the coding sequence ATGATTCGATTTTTATCTTTTGCCCTATTGGCAGCACTCTGCATGCCTTTGGGTCTGATCGCACAGACTGATAGCTCCTACCGCATGGATACGGTGGCTATCTCTTCCTCCCGAATGGATCAAGCCAGAAATGAGACTGGCCGCAATATCACCGTTCTCACCGCTCAGGAAATCCAACAACTTCCCGCCAATTCTCTGGACGAGTTGCTCCGATACCTCCCTGGGGTCGAGGTTCGCAGCCGAAACGGCTTTGGTGCCCAAGCGGACATTTCCATGCGTGGCGCTACCTTTGCCCAAGTATTGGTACTCGTGGACGGGGTGAGATTGAACGATCCATTGACTGGGCACTTCAATGCCTACGTACCTGTTTCCATTTCTGAAATTTCGAGAATCGAGGTACTCCGTGGAGCCGCTTCCGCCATGTATGGCCCTGATGCTGTAGGCGGTGTGATTCACGTCATCACCAAAACCTTTGACGCGCAATTGAAGGAGGCGCAGAACTTCGGTGCCGAGGTCGTTGCTGGTGAGTACGACCTCTTCAGCGCCCAAGCTGGCGTGGTTGTCAAGAAGGAGAATGGTCTCCGCGCGAGTGCAGGCATCCTCTTCAACAAGAGCAATGGCCAACCTTTGCCTCCAGACTCCTCTGACATCCGCAACGATTTCGATATCCGCACCATCACCGCTTCATTGGGATATGACTTTGGAAACGGATGGGAAGCGATTGCACGCGTGGGATACGATTATCGCATGTTCAATGCGCAGTATTTCTACACCACCAGCACTTTGGACAAGTCCCGTGAAGAAGCCACTGCCTTCTGGCCTCAATTGAAAGTCCGCCACACAGGAGACAAGAGCACCACTGAATTTGACATGGTGTACAAGGTCTCGACCGATAGCTTTCTGTTTAGCGAGGAACTGATCGAGTTTGTACCAGCCAACATCCACACCATGAAGCAATTCGTGGGGCAGGTCAATCACCGTCATCAATTCTCAGATGAATTCACCTTTGCTGTAGGCGGTCAATTTGACCAGCGCCAAATCGAATCCACCGACCGTGGCGATCACCAAGATTACCATGTGGGTGGTTATGTGATGGGGTACTACCGTCCGATTGATGGCCTGAACTTGACGGCTAGCGTTCGTGGTGATTACGACCAGAACTACGGATTCGAGCTGCTTCCTCAGTTGAATGCAAGCTATGCCGTAAGTCCACGGGTCAATGTTCGTGGTTCTGTAGGACGTTCTATCCGGGCAGCGGATTACACGGAGCGCTACAACAACTATCTGAAGGACTTCATCCCTGCGCTTCGCAGCATTGGCAATCCTGATCTGGAGGCTGAATCTGCATGGAGCTACGAGGTAGGTGCCGATGTCGCGCTCGCACCGGGCGTACAAGTGATTGGAACAGGCTTCCTTCGCTCTGGCAACAACCTCATCGACTATATGTATACCTTCTCTGGAGATATTCCCGGGTATGAAGGCAAATTGGAGGATTCTTCCTACTACTTCTATGCACAGAACTTGAGCAATGTCAACACCGCTGGCTTCGAACTGGAATTGGACATTCGCAAGCAAGTCAATCAGGATGTATTCGTGAATGGCCGTCTGGGATATACCTACATGGATTCTTTCAACGAAGAAGGTTCTGTCTCCAAATACATCAGCAATCACTCTGCACACTTGGTGACGGCTTATGCAGGCGTGAATTGGAAAAAGTTCCAATTCTCCGTGAATGGCTTGTTCAAGGATCGTGACGCAGAATTTGCCGAAGCAATCGATCGCGAATTGACTGCCCAATATTCCGTCTGGAATGTGAAGGCGCGCTATCAGTTGCTGCAAGACAAGTTTGGGCTTTCCGCTCAGATAAACAACGTATTCGATGCAGACTACAGCGACTTCTTGGGAGCGAAGATGCCCGGTCGTTGGTTGATGGTGGGCTTGAACGCCAACCTCTAA
- a CDS encoding PKD domain-containing protein has translation MKRLPGILCLLMLLATGLAHAQNSPPLLLRTGTVYPASNVESFIQGPNPRGKAIAEGKYVRILQFTHILTDAERLEIERTGLELMDYLPKYSYLTAFPERYDRTQLLNLGVRSVIKLDATSNMQPELFSGNWPDWIIRGDKLEVTLTYFEHVSANTFLGQLAAAGYEVTHHNAFSRYVHALIPNGDLGKLATWGSIQFIEPIPAPAVPDDVRGRGIHRSNAIDNEFSTGRHYDGSGVSVVVNDDGYVGPHIDFQGRTEQSNVANDFTGTHGDMVAGILGGAGNLDPTMKGMASGSFLWIRQYSSALPNTVSLHTNDTVLVFSSSYSNGCNSGYTNLTNQVDQEIHTYPTLLQVFSAGNSNNNDCGYGAGNQWGNITGGHKQGKNVIATANLAYDAVLQNSSSRGPAHDGRIKPDISAHGAGQMSTDPNNSYAAGGGTSAAAPGISGVVAQLHQAHRELNSGQTAESPLIKAVLLNTAHDLGNAGPDFKFGWGRVNAFRAAQTLENQHYLSATISQGGLNSHTIQVPAGTEQVKIMVYWLDPAGSVSTSQALVNDLNMTTVSPGGTTHLPWLLDHTPNATTLDLPATQGVDSINNVEQVVIDNPAAGNYFVTVSGHAVPSGPQKYYVVYDFWQDEVTVTYPMGGEGWVPGESERIHWDANEASGTFDIEYTVDNGNTWQNIVSGLPSETRAYDWTVPTEWSGEARIRVSRGSTQDESDENFTIGVLPTNLEIAQVCSSHTLLTWDSVPGAIAYDVFMLGNRYMDSVGTSTTPYFQVNGTNSQAENWFAVRAIGPNGIRTRRTIAVNSTPGVVNCNANPDLSIKQLTSPGSLEQECFPTIPVEFSFQNISVSAVGSITLGYQVNGGPIQTGSFTGTLSPGISQSHVFSIPINNPGIGTHTFKVWVASPTDTDPTNDTLSTNFQVSGNTISSFPYTENFDTYNSCSTNFDCGATLCPLGNGWLQRTNGVVDDIDFRVTTNSTPSSDTGPTGDHTSGNGNFLYTEASNGCNFTVAELVSPCIDFSNSIAPVASIWYHMWGDDMGSLHIDLFDGNDWILDIVPPKTGNQGNNWQEWQIPLNAYVGGPVNLRIRAITGSGYQSDIAIDDFSITETVQGAIAAFTVDKTQGCVGQDFSFNDQSQYSPNSWNWTITPNTFIFVNGTSATDPDPQVQFTAAGTYDVSLTVNNGIGPNTLTQNQLVTVQTGIALPLVEDAESGVFPPVGWQVENPDASTGWTTASSVGSAGLFTQAFWMNNISYSNVGQTDALISPVLDLTTSSFPILTFDVSHPLHGPGGTEELRVWVSTDCGETFSQMVYQETSPDLATVGVQGSIWFPSTANDWRNDTIDLSAFAGSQILVKFEQLHLGGHNVFLDNINLDNLNIVQPVASFQTSNPSYCEGDTVWFTGTATGNFLSQYDWDFGANAVPATATGPGPHAVLYAGTIASASLTVANPAGTDFIAQSVSFQSLPVAGFTTQSLPEEAYFFQNSSSDATAFQWDFGNGDTSLQASPNYEYTQNGSYVVTLIASNDCGIDTFTQTVDVTGIVVPQADFLLSDTVICAGDSLQIIDQTLGIQVDYAWTFNNGNPGTGQQAGPLWVTFTQPGMTQIQLIAQNGAGADTAIQWVEVLDLPSSAFNYQAVGSGLDLQFTTNDPSLISWSWDFGDGNSSTLQNPLHSYAQSGLYTVKLTTQNNCGMDSTATEVSVTALSLDGALEAFDLIIAPNPTQGNSWLTVSSEEMGALEVEIFDPAGKALWSHQAMKVSTEYQLQLDASAWAQGIYLVRVQLADQVVLRKWMKR, from the coding sequence ATGAAACGTTTACCCGGGATCCTGTGTCTCCTGATGCTACTCGCTACAGGCCTTGCACATGCCCAGAATTCTCCTCCCCTACTCTTGCGCACCGGAACCGTCTATCCGGCCAGCAATGTCGAATCATTTATCCAAGGACCGAATCCCCGTGGCAAGGCCATTGCCGAAGGAAAATACGTCCGTATCCTTCAATTCACCCACATCCTCACAGATGCCGAACGCTTGGAGATTGAGCGTACCGGACTGGAGTTGATGGATTACCTTCCGAAATACAGCTATCTCACGGCTTTCCCGGAACGGTATGATCGCACCCAGCTATTGAACTTGGGTGTTCGCAGCGTCATCAAACTCGACGCCACTTCCAACATGCAGCCAGAATTGTTCAGTGGTAACTGGCCAGACTGGATTATCCGAGGCGACAAGCTGGAGGTCACCCTCACCTATTTCGAGCATGTCTCTGCGAACACCTTCCTGGGTCAATTGGCGGCAGCAGGATATGAGGTAACGCACCACAACGCATTTTCCCGATACGTCCATGCACTCATTCCGAATGGAGATCTCGGCAAATTGGCAACTTGGGGAAGCATCCAATTCATCGAGCCCATTCCCGCTCCTGCTGTTCCCGATGATGTCCGCGGTCGAGGAATCCATCGTTCCAATGCCATTGACAACGAATTTTCCACGGGTCGTCATTACGATGGATCTGGTGTGAGCGTCGTGGTCAATGATGACGGCTATGTAGGACCTCACATCGACTTTCAAGGCCGGACAGAACAGTCCAATGTGGCCAATGACTTCACCGGAACGCACGGCGACATGGTAGCCGGTATCTTGGGAGGAGCTGGGAACCTCGATCCGACGATGAAAGGGATGGCTTCCGGGTCTTTCCTCTGGATTCGTCAGTATTCCTCTGCACTTCCCAATACCGTGAGCCTCCACACCAATGACACGGTCTTGGTGTTTTCCTCTTCGTACTCGAATGGTTGCAATTCGGGGTATACCAACCTCACCAATCAGGTCGATCAGGAAATCCACACCTACCCCACCCTGTTGCAGGTGTTTTCTGCCGGAAACTCCAACAACAATGATTGTGGATATGGCGCTGGTAACCAATGGGGAAACATCACAGGCGGTCACAAGCAGGGCAAAAACGTCATTGCCACTGCCAACCTCGCCTACGATGCAGTCCTCCAAAACTCCAGTAGCCGGGGTCCTGCGCACGATGGTCGAATCAAGCCGGATATCTCTGCGCATGGTGCGGGGCAGATGTCCACCGATCCCAACAATTCCTACGCAGCAGGGGGCGGTACCTCGGCGGCAGCTCCCGGTATCTCTGGGGTAGTTGCCCAATTGCATCAAGCACACCGCGAGCTTAATTCTGGCCAAACTGCTGAATCTCCCCTGATCAAGGCCGTCCTTCTAAACACTGCCCACGATCTCGGCAATGCAGGTCCTGACTTCAAGTTTGGATGGGGACGTGTAAATGCCTTCCGCGCAGCTCAGACTTTGGAAAATCAGCACTATCTCAGCGCCACCATCTCCCAAGGCGGCCTCAACTCCCATACTATCCAAGTACCTGCCGGAACCGAGCAGGTGAAAATCATGGTCTACTGGCTTGATCCTGCAGGTAGCGTTTCCACCAGTCAGGCATTGGTCAATGACCTCAACATGACCACCGTTTCACCGGGCGGAACGACGCACCTTCCTTGGCTCCTCGACCATACGCCCAATGCGACCACCTTGGACCTCCCAGCTACACAGGGCGTGGATTCCATCAACAATGTAGAGCAGGTAGTCATCGACAATCCCGCAGCCGGCAACTACTTTGTGACCGTCAGTGGACATGCCGTCCCAAGTGGTCCCCAAAAATACTATGTAGTCTATGACTTCTGGCAAGATGAGGTGACTGTCACCTACCCGATGGGTGGCGAAGGTTGGGTCCCGGGAGAATCCGAGCGCATCCACTGGGACGCCAATGAAGCCTCCGGAACATTTGATATCGAATACACCGTCGACAATGGCAATACTTGGCAGAACATCGTCTCAGGGCTGCCCAGTGAAACCAGAGCTTATGACTGGACTGTCCCAACCGAATGGTCTGGGGAAGCCCGCATCCGAGTGAGCCGCGGATCTACCCAAGATGAGAGCGATGAGAACTTCACGATAGGCGTTCTGCCCACCAATCTCGAAATCGCTCAGGTTTGCTCCAGCCATACCCTGCTTACATGGGATTCGGTTCCGGGGGCGATTGCCTATGATGTATTCATGCTGGGCAACCGCTACATGGATTCTGTCGGCACCAGCACAACGCCGTATTTTCAGGTAAATGGTACCAACTCCCAAGCTGAAAACTGGTTTGCCGTACGAGCGATCGGTCCCAATGGCATCCGTACTCGGAGGACCATCGCAGTCAATTCCACGCCGGGGGTAGTCAATTGTAACGCCAACCCTGACCTGTCCATCAAGCAATTGACCTCTCCGGGCAGCTTGGAGCAGGAATGCTTCCCGACCATTCCGGTCGAATTCAGTTTCCAGAACATCAGTGTAAGCGCCGTCGGAAGCATTACGCTCGGATATCAGGTCAATGGAGGCCCCATCCAGACGGGCTCCTTCACTGGTACCTTGTCTCCCGGAATCTCCCAATCGCATGTCTTCTCGATCCCGATCAACAACCCAGGAATTGGCACACACACCTTCAAGGTATGGGTTGCCTCTCCGACAGACACAGATCCGACCAATGACACCTTGAGTACCAATTTCCAAGTATCCGGAAACACCATCAGTTCCTTCCCATACACGGAGAATTTTGATACCTACAACTCCTGCTCCACCAATTTCGATTGTGGAGCGACGCTCTGTCCGCTGGGCAATGGATGGCTTCAGCGCACCAATGGCGTAGTAGACGACATCGACTTCCGAGTCACCACAAATTCGACCCCTTCCTCCGACACGGGGCCAACGGGAGACCACACCTCCGGAAATGGCAACTTCCTCTATACCGAAGCTTCCAACGGCTGTAATTTCACGGTGGCAGAGCTGGTATCCCCTTGTATCGACTTCTCCAATTCTATCGCGCCGGTGGCCTCTATCTGGTACCACATGTGGGGCGACGACATGGGGAGTTTGCATATCGACCTGTTTGACGGAAATGATTGGATCTTGGACATCGTACCGCCCAAGACGGGCAATCAAGGCAATAACTGGCAAGAATGGCAGATTCCCTTGAATGCCTATGTAGGAGGCCCTGTGAATCTCCGGATCAGAGCCATTACCGGAAGTGGGTATCAGTCCGATATTGCGATTGACGACTTCTCCATTACAGAGACCGTACAGGGCGCGATCGCAGCTTTCACGGTGGACAAAACCCAAGGGTGTGTCGGGCAGGATTTCTCTTTCAATGACCAGAGCCAATACTCGCCGAATTCTTGGAACTGGACTATCACGCCCAATACTTTCATTTTTGTGAATGGAACTTCCGCTACTGATCCTGATCCTCAGGTACAGTTCACAGCGGCCGGTACCTATGACGTTTCCTTGACAGTAAATAATGGAATTGGCCCCAACACCCTGACTCAGAACCAGCTGGTGACGGTCCAGACGGGGATTGCCCTCCCGTTGGTGGAAGATGCCGAAAGTGGCGTATTCCCTCCTGTAGGCTGGCAGGTCGAAAATCCAGATGCATCCACGGGCTGGACAACCGCTTCCTCTGTCGGCAGCGCTGGCTTATTTACCCAGGCATTCTGGATGAACAATATCTCATACAGCAATGTCGGCCAGACGGACGCGCTCATCTCACCCGTACTGGATCTAACGACGAGCAGCTTCCCAATCTTGACTTTCGATGTATCTCACCCGCTTCATGGCCCGGGCGGGACAGAAGAATTGCGCGTATGGGTATCGACGGATTGTGGAGAGACCTTCTCGCAAATGGTATATCAGGAAACTAGTCCGGACTTGGCCACAGTGGGGGTGCAAGGTTCCATCTGGTTCCCGAGTACTGCGAATGACTGGAGAAACGACACCATCGATTTGAGCGCCTTTGCCGGTAGTCAGATCTTGGTCAAATTCGAGCAGTTGCATTTGGGCGGCCACAATGTCTTCCTTGACAATATCAATCTAGACAATCTCAATATCGTCCAACCAGTCGCTTCTTTCCAGACCAGTAATCCTTCCTACTGCGAAGGAGATACCGTATGGTTCACAGGAACGGCTACGGGCAACTTCCTCAGCCAATACGACTGGGACTTCGGCGCCAATGCAGTTCCTGCTACGGCAACTGGCCCCGGTCCTCATGCAGTTTTGTATGCAGGAACCATTGCTTCCGCCAGCTTGACTGTGGCCAACCCAGCAGGTACGGATTTCATCGCGCAAAGTGTGAGCTTCCAATCACTTCCAGTAGCTGGTTTCACGACTCAATCGCTGCCTGAAGAGGCCTATTTCTTCCAGAATAGCTCCTCTGACGCTACGGCCTTCCAGTGGGATTTCGGCAATGGCGACACCAGTCTCCAAGCCTCTCCCAACTACGAATACACGCAGAACGGCAGCTATGTCGTGACCTTGATCGCTTCGAATGATTGTGGAATCGACACCTTCACTCAGACGGTGGACGTTACTGGGATCGTCGTTCCACAAGCAGATTTCTTGCTGTCGGATACGGTAATCTGTGCGGGAGACTCCTTGCAAATCATCGACCAGACGCTGGGGATTCAAGTGGATTATGCATGGACCTTCAACAACGGCAATCCGGGCACTGGTCAACAAGCAGGTCCGCTTTGGGTGACATTTACCCAGCCGGGAATGACTCAAATTCAGCTGATTGCCCAAAATGGCGCAGGTGCAGACACTGCCATCCAATGGGTGGAAGTGCTCGATCTTCCTTCCTCCGCCTTCAACTATCAGGCAGTGGGTAGTGGACTGGATCTGCAATTCACGACGAATGATCCGAGCCTGATCAGTTGGTCATGGGACTTCGGGGATGGCAATAGTTCCACACTTCAAAACCCCCTTCACTCCTACGCACAAAGCGGTCTCTACACAGTCAAGCTGACCACGCAAAACAACTGTGGAATGGATAGCACTGCTACAGAGGTTTCAGTGACGGCACTTTCACTGGATGGGGCATTGGAGGCCTTTGACCTCATCATTGCTCCGAATCCTACCCAAGGCAATAGCTGGCTCACCGTGTCCAGCGAGGAAATGGGCGCTCTGGAAGTCGAGATCTTCGATCCGGCTGGTAAGGCGCTCTGGAGTCACCAAGCCATGAAGGTTTCCACGGAATACCAACTACAACTGGATGCCTCCGCTTGGGCACAGGGAATCTATCTGGTCCGCGTCCAATTGGCTGATCAGGTGGTTTTGCGGAAATGGATGAAGCGATAA
- a CDS encoding DUF2892 domain-containing protein: MKVNMGFADRRMRLIVAMVLFILVFANVLVGWLATVGFIVAAIFTLTGLGGYCPAYDLFNLFRGGHHHGTH; the protein is encoded by the coding sequence ATGAAAGTTAATATGGGATTTGCAGACCGGAGGATGAGACTGATCGTAGCGATGGTATTGTTCATCCTCGTATTCGCCAACGTACTGGTCGGATGGCTAGCCACTGTTGGATTTATCGTAGCGGCTATTTTCACCCTCACTGGCCTGGGGGGATATTGTCCTGCCTATGACCTGTTCAACCTGTTTCGCGGAGGGCACCATCACGGAACACACTAG
- a CDS encoding deoxyribodipyrimidine photo-lyase, with protein MSVHIFWFRRDLRLHDHRGLHTALTSGKPVLPIFIFDPDILDELERDDARVSFIHDSLMVMHRQLVQWGSGLRIFHGNPQEVFSQLLQNHQVDTVFAVRDYEPYATQRDRQVGEWLQSQGSMLELVKDQVIFEQSEVVKDDGKPYTVYTPYSRKWFANFDPSMIEEEVVAEYADRFLQGEVPAPMTLEAIGFRRSQIQVAPFDVSEDLVAHYEERRNFPAIQGCSQLGPHLRFGTVSIREVVRIARQHSETFWKELIWREFFMQILHHFPKVVDTCFKEKYERVPWKMNEAWFEAWCEGRTGYPMVDAGMRELNQTGYMHNRVRMVVASFLTKHLMIDWRKGEAYFAKKLLDYELSSNNGNWQWAAGCGCDASPYFRVFNPESQLKKFDGKGQYIRKWLPEFGTPAYPKPIVDHKEARQRAIDTYKQALG; from the coding sequence TTGAGTGTCCATATTTTCTGGTTTCGCAGAGATCTCCGACTTCACGATCATCGTGGCTTGCATACGGCTTTGACCTCGGGAAAACCCGTCCTGCCGATCTTTATCTTCGATCCAGATATTCTGGATGAATTGGAGCGAGACGATGCCCGTGTGAGTTTTATTCACGATTCTCTCATGGTGATGCATCGCCAATTGGTCCAATGGGGGAGTGGCCTTCGGATTTTTCATGGGAATCCGCAAGAGGTGTTTTCCCAATTGCTCCAGAACCACCAAGTGGATACGGTTTTTGCCGTCAGAGATTATGAGCCTTATGCTACGCAGCGAGACCGACAAGTGGGTGAGTGGCTGCAATCACAAGGCAGCATGCTCGAACTCGTCAAGGATCAGGTCATTTTCGAGCAGTCTGAGGTCGTCAAGGATGATGGCAAGCCCTACACGGTCTACACGCCGTACAGCAGGAAATGGTTTGCCAATTTCGACCCTTCCATGATCGAAGAGGAAGTCGTAGCGGAATATGCCGACCGATTCCTTCAAGGCGAAGTACCGGCCCCCATGACGCTAGAGGCAATCGGGTTCAGGCGTTCGCAGATTCAAGTGGCTCCCTTTGATGTGTCCGAAGATCTAGTGGCCCATTATGAGGAGCGTCGAAACTTCCCGGCAATTCAAGGTTGTAGCCAGTTGGGGCCTCATTTGAGATTTGGAACGGTCAGCATCCGAGAGGTGGTTCGCATCGCACGTCAGCACAGCGAGACGTTTTGGAAAGAACTGATCTGGCGGGAGTTTTTCATGCAGATTCTCCACCATTTCCCCAAAGTCGTCGATACCTGCTTCAAGGAAAAGTACGAGCGCGTCCCCTGGAAAATGAACGAAGCGTGGTTTGAAGCTTGGTGCGAGGGGCGGACCGGCTATCCGATGGTCGATGCCGGGATGCGGGAATTGAACCAGACGGGCTATATGCACAATCGCGTCCGGATGGTCGTGGCGAGCTTTTTGACCAAGCACCTGATGATCGACTGGCGCAAGGGCGAGGCCTATTTTGCCAAAAAACTCCTCGATTACGAATTGTCCTCCAACAATGGCAACTGGCAATGGGCCGCGGGTTGCGGGTGCGATGCTTCCCCCTATTTCCGGGTGTTCAATCCCGAATCGCAGCTCAAGAAGTTCGATGGCAAGGGCCAATACATCCGCAAATGGCTCCCCGAATTTGGTACCCCCGCCTATCCCAAACCCATCGTCGATCACAAGGAAGCACGCCAACGGGCCATTGATACCTACAAGCAAGCATTGGGGTAA
- a CDS encoding CIA30 family protein: protein MAFSPLKSQDLVWFNFDTSEQIEAFVIVNDGVMGGRSQSEVQATNAGTMIFQGNVSLENNGGFASTRALMPERDLSGYAGIRFRLKGDGKTYSLRVRSSAYFDGLAYRYDVYLPADEWKEVLVPFEKFTPTFRGRMMSQMPDLDPNSIRQVGFLIAAKQAGAFQLEVDEISAYADGSAPKD, encoded by the coding sequence ATGGCATTTTCTCCTTTGAAGTCCCAAGATTTGGTATGGTTCAACTTCGACACGAGTGAACAAATCGAGGCATTCGTGATCGTCAACGATGGGGTGATGGGCGGTCGTTCCCAAAGCGAAGTACAAGCCACAAATGCAGGGACGATGATCTTTCAGGGCAATGTCTCGCTAGAGAACAACGGCGGATTTGCCTCCACCAGGGCTTTGATGCCAGAGCGGGATCTGTCTGGCTATGCAGGCATTCGTTTTCGATTGAAGGGAGACGGCAAGACCTATAGTTTACGGGTTCGCTCAAGTGCGTACTTCGATGGATTGGCTTATCGCTATGACGTGTATTTGCCCGCCGACGAATGGAAGGAAGTGCTGGTCCCTTTCGAGAAATTTACCCCTACCTTCAGAGGTCGGATGATGAGTCAGATGCCTGACCTTGATCCAAATTCCATCCGGCAGGTGGGCTTTCTGATTGCAGCCAAGCAAGCAGGAGCTTTCCAGTTGGAAGTGGATGAAATCTCAGCCTATGCAGACGGATCTGCCCCCAAAGATTGA
- a CDS encoding Crp/Fnr family transcriptional regulator, producing MIHPELSTYLATLADFSASELAEIGRDLIVEEFPKGAQLLAEGEVSRACYFVLKGCVRKYQLIDGTERTLEFYTEYQPVVSVTSYMQEIPADHGYTCLEDCVLMVGTKETEAAMYGKYPKLEAMTRAFTAQVLGETQQQFAAFMTSNPEARYLRLLEDRPNLVQRVPQQQIASYLGVAPESLSRIKRRVAHGKDR from the coding sequence ATGATCCACCCCGAATTGAGTACCTACTTAGCGACATTGGCAGATTTCTCCGCAAGCGAATTGGCAGAAATTGGCCGAGATTTGATTGTAGAGGAATTTCCCAAAGGGGCTCAATTGCTGGCGGAAGGAGAGGTCTCCAGAGCATGTTACTTTGTCCTGAAGGGGTGCGTCCGAAAATATCAGCTAATCGACGGTACGGAGCGGACCCTCGAGTTTTATACCGAATACCAGCCCGTCGTATCGGTTACTAGTTACATGCAGGAGATACCCGCTGATCATGGCTATACCTGCTTGGAGGATTGTGTGCTGATGGTCGGTACCAAAGAAACCGAGGCCGCCATGTATGGCAAATATCCCAAACTGGAGGCGATGACAAGGGCTTTTACGGCTCAGGTATTGGGCGAAACCCAGCAGCAATTCGCAGCCTTCATGACCTCCAATCCAGAAGCGCGGTACCTGAGGTTGTTGGAGGATAGACCGAATCTCGTCCAGCGCGTGCCTCAGCAGCAGATCGCGAGCTATCTTGGGGTGGCTCCAGAATCTTTGAGCCGCATCAAACGCCGAGTCGCCCACGGCAAAGATCGATAG